In Helianthus annuus cultivar XRQ/B chromosome 9, HanXRQr2.0-SUNRISE, whole genome shotgun sequence, the following are encoded in one genomic region:
- the LOC110877051 gene encoding probable caffeoyl-CoA O-methyltransferase At4g26220 yields the protein MESEKPTEPTGLLQTHELYKYILETNVYPREPELLKELRALTASHPWAIMGTAPDAGQMIGLLLKIVGAKKTIEVGVFTGYSLLLTALTIPDDGKIVAIDPDREAYEIGLPVIKKAKVEHKIDFIESKALPVLDKMLENPDNEGSFDFAFVDADKINYINYHERIVKLLKVNGIMVYDNTLWFGTVAKPESSVPDYFKEGRVSAIQLNKSLAADPRIDISTVPLGDGLTICRRLY from the exons ATGGAATCAGAAAAGCCAACTGAACCCACAGGCTTACTGCAAACCCATGAATTATACAAG TACATCCTAGAGACTAATGTCTACCCTCGCGAACCTGAACTGTTAAAGGAGCTTCGAGCTCTTACCGCTTCACATCCATG GGCTATCATGGGCACTGCACCGGACGCTGGCCAGATGATCGGGCTTTTGTTAAAGATTGTTGGTGCGAAGAAAACAATAGAAGTCGGGGTTTTTACTGGTTATTCGCTGCTTCTAACTGCGTTAACAATTCCTGATGATGGCAAG ATTGTAGCAATAGATCCTGATCGGGAAGCGTATGAGATCGGTCTCCCGGTTATAAAAAAAGCTAAGGTGGAGCACAAGATTGACTTTATCGAATCCAAGGCTTTACCAGTTCTTGATAAAATGCTAGAAAAT CCTGACAATGAAGGAAGTTTCGACTTTGCTTTCGTTGATGCTGACAAGATAAATTATATTAACTATCACGAGCGAATAGTGAAACTATTGAAGGTGAACGGGATCATGGTGTACGACAACACACTATGGTTCGGGACGGTGGCAAAACCGGAGTCATCTGTTCCTGATTACTTCAAAGAGGGAAGAGTGAGCGCCATACAACTTAACAAATCACTTGCAGCAGACCCTCGCATTGATATCTCTACAGTTCCATTGGGTGATGGTCTCACCATTTGTAGACGGCTATACTAG